The following is a genomic window from Calorimonas adulescens.
GGTGTATATTATGAGGACAAATATTGTTATTAATGATAAACTCATTGAAGAAGCCAAAAGACTTACCGGACTTAAAACCAAAAAAGATATTGTCAATCTGGCTTTAGAGGAACTTATAATGAGACGCAAGCAGAAAAA
Proteins encoded in this region:
- a CDS encoding type II toxin-antitoxin system VapB family antitoxin, with translation MRTNIVINDKLIEEAKRLTGLKTKKDIVNLALEELIMRRKQKNLLDIKGKISFIEDYDYKNMREDI